ACCTTTTCTGGGAAGGTGACCATCACTGGTCAAGCCAAGAGTGACCGTATTTCCCTTCACCAAAAAGATTTGGAAATCGCTTCTGTAGAAGTTGCGGGTCAAGCTCGTCCATTTACAGTTGATCATGAAAATGAAGCCCTTCATATCGAATTGGCTGAGGCCGGTCAAGTTGAAGTGGTCATCGCCTTTTCAGGAAAAATTACAGACAACATGACAGGGATTTACCCTTCTTACTACACAGTAGATGGTATCAAGAAGGAAGTCTTGTCTACGCAGTTTGAAAGCCACTTTGCGCGTGAAGCCTTTCCGTGTGTAGATGAGCCAGAAGCCAAAGCAACCTTTGATCTCGCTCTTCGCTTTGACCAAGCAGCAGGTGAGTTGGCCTTGTCAAACATGCCTGAGATTGATGTGGATAACCGCAAGGAAACAGGTATTTGGAAGTTTGAGACAACACCTCGTATGTCATCTTACTTGTTGGCCTTTGTAGCTGGTGACTTGCAAGGGGTTACCGCTAAAACTAAAAATGGTACCCTCGTAGGTGTCTACTCGACCAAAGCACATCCACTATCAAACCTTGACTTCTCATTGGACATTGCTGTTCGCTCAATCGAGTTTTACGAAGATTACTACGGAGTTAAGTACCCAATCCCTCAATCTCTCCATATCGCCCTCCCTGACTTCTCAGCGGGTGCAATGGAAAACTGGGGTCTGGTAACCTACCGTGAAGTTTACTTGGTTGTGGATGAGAACTCAACCTTTGCTAGCCGTCAACAAGTTGCCCTAGTTGTAGCACATGAGTTGGCTCACCAATGGTTTGGTAACCTCGTTACTATGAAATGGTGGGATGACCTCTGGCTCAATGAAAGCTTCGCTAACATGATGGAATACGTCTGTGTCGATGCCATCGAGCCAAGTTGGAATATTTTTGAAGATTTCCAAACAGGTGGTGTTCCAGCGGCACTTAAACGCGATGCGACGGATGGTGTTCAGTCTGTCCATGTTGAAGTTAAACACCCAGATGAAATCAATACGCTCTTTGATGGCGCTATCGTCTATGCCAAAGGAAGCCGTCTCATGCACATGCTTCGCCGTTGGCTCGGAGATGCTGATTTCGCTAAAGGCTTGCATGCTTACTTTGAAAAGCACCAGTACAGCAACACCATTGGTCGTGACCTTTGGAATGCTCTCGGACAAGCATCAGGACGTGATGTTGCAGCCTTCATGGATTCTTGGTTGGAACAACCTGGATACCCAGTTCTCACTGTCAAAGTTGAAAATGACGTCTTGAAGATTTCGCAAAAACAATTCTTTATCGGTGAGCACGAAGACAAGAACCGTCTCTGGGTTGTGCCACTCAACAGCAACTGGAAAGGCTTGCCAGATACACTCGAAACTGAAAGTATCGAAATCCCTGGCTACGTAGCTCTTCTTGCTGAAAATGAAGGGGCTCTTCGTCTCAACACTGAAAATACTGCCCACTATATTACCGACTATCAAGGAGACTTGTTAGAAGCTGTTCTTGCTGAGCTAGAGACACTTGATAACACAAGCAAACTGCAAATTGTTCAAGAACGTCGTTTGTTGGCTGAGGCAGGGCACATTTCTTATGCAGACTTGCTTCCAGTACTTGAAAAACTTGCTAAGGAAGAGTCTTATCTGGTAGTTTCAGCTGTTTCTCAAGTGATTGCTGCCCTTGAGCGCTTTATCGATGAAGGAACAGAAACTGAGAAAGCCTTTAACACACTCGTTGCTAAATTGGCTCGTCACAACTATGACCGTCTTGGTTTTGAAGCCAAAGATGGGGAATCAGATGAAGATGAATTGGTTCGTCAGTTGACCATTTCCATGATGATTCGCTCAAATGAAGCAGAAGCTAGTCAAGTCGCTAGTCAAATCTTTGCAGCTCACAAGGAGAATCTTGCAGGCCTTCCAGCAGCAATCCGTGCTCAAGTGCTCATCAATGAAATGAAACACCATGAGACCAAGGACTTGGTCGTAACTTATCTGGACCTCTACACTCATGCAACGGATGCGGTCTTCAAACGCCAGTTGGCAGCAGCTCTAGCCTACAGTACAGATGCGGACAATATCCAAACCTTGATTGACTCATGGAAAGATAAATTTGTGGTCAAACCACAGGACCTTTCTTCTTGGTATCTCCAATTCCTTGGACACAAGGCTACTCAAGAAACTGTTTGGGTTTGGGCGCGTGAAAACTGGGATTGGATCAAGGCGGCCCTTGGTGGGGATATGAGCTTTGATAGTTTTGTCATCTTCCCATCACACATCTTTAAAACAGAGCAACGCTTGGCAGAGTACAAGGAATTCTTTGAACCACAACTCTCTGACCTCGCTCTTAGCCGTAATATCAAGATGGGAATCAAGGATATCGCAGCGCGTGTTGACTTGATTAAGCGTGAGAAAGCAGCAGTCGAAACTGTTGTAGCCCAATATGCCAAAGCTTAATTCGTTCAAAATGTAAACAAAAACTCAACTTTCTATCTGAAAAGAAGAGAGAGTTGAGTTTTTTTTAAGGCAATTTTGGTATAATAATCATAACAAGGAGGAGTTTCTGATGATAAAAATCTTATTAGTAGAAGATGACCTGGGCCTGTCAAACTCAGTATTTGACTTTTTGGATGATTTTGCAGATGTCATGCAGGTCTTTGATGGAGAAGAGGGGCTCTACGAAGCAGAAAGTGGTGTTTATGACTTGATTCTGCTTGACCTCATGTTGCCTGAAAAAAATGGCTTCCAAGTTTTGAAAGAATTGCGTGAAAAAGGAATTACAACTCCTGTCCTTATCATGACTGCTAAGGAAAGTTTGGATGACAAGGGGCATGGATTTGAATTGGGAGCGGATGACTACCTCACCAAACCTTTCTACCTAGAAGAACTCAAAATGCGGATTCAAGCCCTTCTCAAACGTTCAGGCAAGTTTAACGAAAATACCTTGACCTATGGGGATGTTGTCGTCAACCTTTCAACGAATGAAGTAAAAGTGGAAGATACGCCTGTGGAACTGCTCGGAAAAGAGTTTGAGTTATTGGTTTACTTCCTTCAAAATCAAAATGTCATTCTTCCCAAGACACAAATTTTTGATCGTCTATGGGGATTTGATAGCGATACGACTATTTCCGTTGTAGAAGTCTATGTTTCAAAAGTTCGTAAGAAATTGAAGGGGACAGCCTTTGCTGAAAATCTTCAAACCTTGCGTAGTGTCGGGTATATTTTAAAAGATGTTCAATAAACTAAAAAAAACATGGTATGCGGATGATTTCAGCTATTTCATTCGAAACTTCGGAGTGTTCACCCTGATTTTCTCTGCTATGACCTTGATTATCCTTCAGGTCATGCACTCGAGTCTCTACACTTCTGTAGATGAAAAACTCCAAGCCCTTAGTAGTAGTCCTCAAGCTGTTATCCAGTTAGCCCTTAATCGGGCAACTGAGGAAGTCAAGGATATTCAACCAGCAACAGCGGATGCCAGCAAGGCTGAAATCAAGCCCAATGTTAGCTCCAATACAGAAGTTTTGCTTTTTGACAAGGATTTTAACCAACTCTTACTGGGTAATCGCTTTTTAGGCTTGGACAAGATCAAACTGGACAAGAAAGAGTTGAATCATATTCGGCAAATCCAAGTTTTCAACAGCTATGGTCAGGAAGAAACCTATCGAATGGTCTTGATGGAAACCAACTCTTCCACCGTATCAAGTAATGTCAAATATGCGGCGGTTCTAATCAATACCAGCCAGCTTGAGCAAATCAGCCAAAATCACGAGCATTTAATTGTTGTAGTCATGGCTAGTTTCTGGCTCCTGTCTTTAATTGCTAGTGTTTACCTGGCACGTGTCAGTGTCAAACCGCTACTGGAAAGCATGCAAAAGCAGAAGTCCTTTGTTGAAAATGCGAGTCACGAACTGAGAACGCCTTTGGCCGTTTTACAAAATCGTTTAGAAAATCTCTTTCGAAAACCAGAGGCAACCATCATGGAATCCAGCGAAAGTATCGCTTCCAGTCTTGAAGAGGTTCGCAACATGCGCTTCCTCACGACCAATCTTCTCAACCTTGCACGTCGAGATGATGGAATTAAACCAGAAATAGCAGAAGTATCACCACAGTTCTTAAAGACGACCTTTGCTAACTATGAGTTGATTGCTTCTGAAAATGATCGTATTTTTGAGTATGAAAATCGGATTTATCGTCCCTTCATGACCGATCAGTTGCTCCTAAAACAGCTCATGACCATTTTATTTGACAATGCCATCAAGTATACCGAAGAAGATGGGAAAATTGAGTTCGTAGTTCATGCTACAGATCGTCACCTCTATCTAACAGTAACGGATAACGGAATTGGAATCTCAGCTGCTGATAAGAAGAAAATCTTTGACCGTTTTTACCGTGTAGACAAGGCAAGAACTCGTCAGAAAGGTGGCTTTGGTCTTGGACTATCTTTAGCCAAGCAGATCGTAGATGCCTTACGAGGAACGATTAGCGTCAAAGATAACAAACCTAGAGGAACAATTTTTGAAGTTAAAATCGCTATTCAATCTCCTTCAAAACGTAAGAATAAATAAAAAAAGACAGTTATATGACTGTCTTTTTTGGTAACTA
This genomic stretch from Streptococcus sp. 1643 harbors:
- a CDS encoding M1 family metallopeptidase — encoded protein: MQAVEHFITQFVPEHYDLFLDLSRETKTFSGKVTITGQAKSDRISLHQKDLEIASVEVAGQARPFTVDHENEALHIELAEAGQVEVVIAFSGKITDNMTGIYPSYYTVDGIKKEVLSTQFESHFAREAFPCVDEPEAKATFDLALRFDQAAGELALSNMPEIDVDNRKETGIWKFETTPRMSSYLLAFVAGDLQGVTAKTKNGTLVGVYSTKAHPLSNLDFSLDIAVRSIEFYEDYYGVKYPIPQSLHIALPDFSAGAMENWGLVTYREVYLVVDENSTFASRQQVALVVAHELAHQWFGNLVTMKWWDDLWLNESFANMMEYVCVDAIEPSWNIFEDFQTGGVPAALKRDATDGVQSVHVEVKHPDEINTLFDGAIVYAKGSRLMHMLRRWLGDADFAKGLHAYFEKHQYSNTIGRDLWNALGQASGRDVAAFMDSWLEQPGYPVLTVKVENDVLKISQKQFFIGEHEDKNRLWVVPLNSNWKGLPDTLETESIEIPGYVALLAENEGALRLNTENTAHYITDYQGDLLEAVLAELETLDNTSKLQIVQERRLLAEAGHISYADLLPVLEKLAKEESYLVVSAVSQVIAALERFIDEGTETEKAFNTLVAKLARHNYDRLGFEAKDGESDEDELVRQLTISMMIRSNEAEASQVASQIFAAHKENLAGLPAAIRAQVLINEMKHHETKDLVVTYLDLYTHATDAVFKRQLAAALAYSTDADNIQTLIDSWKDKFVVKPQDLSSWYLQFLGHKATQETVWVWARENWDWIKAALGGDMSFDSFVIFPSHIFKTEQRLAEYKEFFEPQLSDLALSRNIKMGIKDIAARVDLIKREKAAVETVVAQYAKA
- the ciaR gene encoding two-component system response regulator CiaR, with the protein product MIKILLVEDDLGLSNSVFDFLDDFADVMQVFDGEEGLYEAESGVYDLILLDLMLPEKNGFQVLKELREKGITTPVLIMTAKESLDDKGHGFELGADDYLTKPFYLEELKMRIQALLKRSGKFNENTLTYGDVVVNLSTNEVKVEDTPVELLGKEFELLVYFLQNQNVILPKTQIFDRLWGFDSDTTISVVEVYVSKVRKKLKGTAFAENLQTLRSVGYILKDVQ
- a CDS encoding cell wall metabolism sensor histidine kinase WalK, with product MFNKLKKTWYADDFSYFIRNFGVFTLIFSAMTLIILQVMHSSLYTSVDEKLQALSSSPQAVIQLALNRATEEVKDIQPATADASKAEIKPNVSSNTEVLLFDKDFNQLLLGNRFLGLDKIKLDKKELNHIRQIQVFNSYGQEETYRMVLMETNSSTVSSNVKYAAVLINTSQLEQISQNHEHLIVVVMASFWLLSLIASVYLARVSVKPLLESMQKQKSFVENASHELRTPLAVLQNRLENLFRKPEATIMESSESIASSLEEVRNMRFLTTNLLNLARRDDGIKPEIAEVSPQFLKTTFANYELIASENDRIFEYENRIYRPFMTDQLLLKQLMTILFDNAIKYTEEDGKIEFVVHATDRHLYLTVTDNGIGISAADKKKIFDRFYRVDKARTRQKGGFGLGLSLAKQIVDALRGTISVKDNKPRGTIFEVKIAIQSPSKRKNK